The DNA window GACCTGCGCCAGGTGGAGAACATCACCGGGCGGATGAGCTGGGGGAGGGCGGTGGCCTCGGGGGTCGGCTCGGGGCTGTGGATCGGGCTCTTCTTCGGGGCGATGCTCAGCTTCCTGGGCCCCTCGCGCAACAGCGGCGCCGTCTCCTTCGCGGCGGCGGTCATTATGGGCGTGGTGTGGGGGGTCCTGTTCCAGGTCATCGCCTACGCCCTGACGCGCGGCCGGCGGGACTTCACCTCCACCAGCTCCGTGGTCGCCTCCCGGTACTCCATTATTGCCGCGCGCGAGGCCCGGGCGGCCGCCCAGTCGCTCGCCGCGACGCCCGGCAACCTCAGCCGCGGGGGCGAGGCCGCCCGCCGGGCCGAGGAGCGGCGCCGGGCCCGCCTGGAGGCGTCCGACGGGCCGACCGCCTTCGGCTCGCGCCCCGACGAGCAGCCGCGCTTCGGGGTGCGCGTGCCCGAGGGCGAGGACCCCGCCGCCTATGCGCGCGGCGGGGCCGGCGAGGACGCGGCGGACGAGAGCGCGGCGGCGGGCGAGGACGCGGCGGGGCCGGCGGCGCCGTCGGACGGCAAGACCCCGGACGCCTGAGACGAGGGGTTCGTCATGTCCATCCCCGTTGGTCTGTCGACCTCCTCGGTCTACCCCGGCAACGCCGCCACCACCTTCCGTCTGGCCGGCGAGCTCGGCTACGACGGCGTGGAGGTCATGGTGTGGTCCGAGCGCGTCACCCAGGACGCCAAGGCCCTGCTGGCCCTGGCCGCGCGCTACGACCAGCCGGTGCTGGCGATACACGCTCCCACGCTCCTGCTCACCCGCCCCGTGTTCGGGGCCGACCCCTGGCAGAAGGTGGACCGCTCCATCGACCTGGCGCAGGCGGTGGGCGCCCCCACGGTGGTCCTTCACCCGCCCTTCTTCTGGCAGACCCGCTACGCCCGGTCCTTCGTGCGCGGGGTCGACATGCGCGAACAGGTCGCCGACGTGCGCCTGGCGGTGGAGAACATGTTCACCTGGCGCCCGCGCTCGGGCCACTCCACGCGCGACTTCCAGGCCTACTCGCCCACCTGGGATCCGGTGGGCCAGGGCTACCGCTCGGTCACCCTGGACATCTCCCACGCGGCGACCTCCGGCTCGGACGCCCTGGCCATGGCCCGCGCCCTGGGCCCGACGCTATGCCACCTGCACCTGACCGACGGCGTGCCCGGCTTCCACGACGACCACCTCCTGCCCGGGCAGGGCAACCAGGACTGCGCCGGGGTGCTGGCGCACCTGGCCGCCACCGGCTTCGAGGCCGGCGGCGGCCAGGTCGTCGTCGAGGTCAACACCCGTGGCATGAGCCGGGAGCAGCGGCGCGAGGGCCTGGCCAGTGCCCTGGCCTTCGCCCGCGAGCACCTGGAGGGGGCGGGGAACACGGGGGCGGTGCGCATCCCCCCGCCCACGCGCAGGCGCTACCGCTCCTGAGGGCCCGCCGAGCGCCGTCGTCAATCCGCCGAGCGCCCGCCGCGCCGTCGGCCCGCGCCCGCCTAGCGGCAGTCGACGGCCTCGCGGCGGCGCTGCGAGGCGGGCTCGAGCTGGAAGGTGGTGTGGGTGATGCGCACCGGGAAGTGCTCGGCCGCGCAGGTGCGCAGCGCCTCGAGG is part of the Actinomyces sp. oral taxon 414 genome and encodes:
- a CDS encoding general stress protein, encoding MSYQLSPSADRGALPSGRVMPPGEEVASFATYAEAQHAVDSLSDEGFPVQYLAIVGTDLRQVENITGRMSWGRAVASGVGSGLWIGLFFGAMLSFLGPSRNSGAVSFAAAVIMGVVWGVLFQVIAYALTRGRRDFTSTSSVVASRYSIIAAREARAAAQSLAATPGNLSRGGEAARRAEERRRARLEASDGPTAFGSRPDEQPRFGVRVPEGEDPAAYARGGAGEDAADESAAAGEDAAGPAAPSDGKTPDA
- a CDS encoding sugar phosphate isomerase/epimerase family protein, whose protein sequence is MSIPVGLSTSSVYPGNAATTFRLAGELGYDGVEVMVWSERVTQDAKALLALAARYDQPVLAIHAPTLLLTRPVFGADPWQKVDRSIDLAQAVGAPTVVLHPPFFWQTRYARSFVRGVDMREQVADVRLAVENMFTWRPRSGHSTRDFQAYSPTWDPVGQGYRSVTLDISHAATSGSDALAMARALGPTLCHLHLTDGVPGFHDDHLLPGQGNQDCAGVLAHLAATGFEAGGGQVVVEVNTRGMSREQRREGLASALAFAREHLEGAGNTGAVRIPPPTRRRYRS